The Aurantiacibacter gangjinensis genome includes a region encoding these proteins:
- a CDS encoding Fur family transcriptional regulator yields the protein MATHSHHEHSGDALVDEAGKVLTDAGEQWTSMREDVFRALAEHERPLSAYDVAEIVGNSRGKRVAANSVYRILDLFVRTNLANRIESANAYLANTHPGCRHDCVFVICDECGQAEHFDDDKVTNALRDAGKNHGYSRVRPVVELRGVCRECA from the coding sequence ATGGCAACCCATTCCCACCATGAACATTCGGGCGATGCGCTCGTCGATGAAGCCGGCAAGGTGCTGACCGATGCCGGCGAACAATGGACTTCGATGCGCGAAGACGTGTTTCGCGCTCTGGCCGAGCACGAGCGGCCTCTTTCAGCTTACGATGTGGCCGAAATTGTCGGCAACAGTCGCGGCAAGCGCGTGGCGGCCAATAGCGTCTATCGCATTCTCGACCTTTTCGTGCGGACCAATCTGGCCAATCGTATCGAGAGCGCCAACGCCTATCTTGCCAACACCCATCCGGGGTGCCGACACGATTGCGTTTTCGTGATTTGCGACGAATGCGGACAGGCAGAGCACTTCGACGACGACAAGGTGACGAATGCCTTGCGCGATGCGGGCAAGAACCACGGCTATTCGCGCGTGC
- the purH gene encoding bifunctional phosphoribosylaminoimidazolecarboxamide formyltransferase/IMP cyclohydrolase produces the protein MTTDVAIKRALISVSDKTGIVELAAKLFNAGIELVSTGGTARALREAGMVVRDVSDLTQFPEMMDGRVKTLHPMVHGGLLAVRDNAEHAAAMEAHDIGAIDLVVVNLYPFVQTVASGADRDTIIENIDIGGPSMVRSAAKNHAFVTIMTDPADYGALEAELGERNGATSPDFRKRMAAKAFAATAAYDAAISSWFAFADQQQQFPQSLTMASTLGDTLRYGENPHQQAAIYVPSGPSTAGIPQAEQLQGKALSYNNYNDAAAALELAAEFAGGDPAIVIVKHANPCGVAQAGTLLEAWREALACDPVSAFGGIVATNRELDAATAEAITQIFTEVVIAPGVSDEARDIFATKKNLRLLVLPELPDAARPGLSIKSIAGGLLMQSRDNGQVTAENLKVVTKRQPSDTEIADALFAWKVAKHVKSNAIVYAKNGVTAGIGAGQMNRRDSSRIAAMRAAEAAEAAGWDAPRTKGSAVASDAFFPFADGLLSAVEAGATMVIQPGGSMRDEEVIAAADEAGIAMVFTGMRHFNH, from the coding sequence GTGACTACGGACGTTGCAATCAAGCGGGCACTCATCTCGGTGTCCGACAAGACCGGTATTGTCGAACTGGCCGCCAAACTGTTCAATGCGGGTATCGAGCTGGTCTCAACCGGCGGCACAGCGCGCGCCCTGCGCGAAGCCGGCATGGTGGTGCGCGACGTATCGGACCTGACGCAATTTCCCGAAATGATGGATGGCCGCGTGAAGACGCTGCACCCGATGGTCCATGGCGGATTGCTGGCGGTGCGCGACAATGCAGAGCATGCCGCTGCCATGGAAGCGCACGATATCGGCGCGATCGACCTGGTCGTGGTCAATCTCTACCCGTTCGTGCAGACCGTCGCTAGCGGTGCGGACCGCGACACGATTATTGAGAATATCGATATCGGCGGGCCGAGCATGGTGCGCTCTGCCGCCAAAAACCACGCCTTTGTCACCATCATGACCGACCCTGCGGATTACGGCGCGCTGGAAGCGGAGCTGGGCGAGCGCAACGGTGCGACATCGCCCGATTTCAGGAAGCGCATGGCGGCCAAGGCTTTCGCTGCAACCGCGGCTTACGATGCGGCCATTTCAAGCTGGTTCGCCTTTGCCGACCAGCAACAGCAATTCCCGCAGTCTCTGACCATGGCCAGCACGCTCGGCGATACGTTGCGTTATGGTGAGAATCCTCACCAGCAGGCCGCGATCTATGTGCCCAGCGGCCCGTCGACCGCAGGCATCCCGCAGGCCGAGCAATTGCAAGGCAAGGCGCTGTCCTACAACAATTACAACGATGCCGCCGCTGCGCTGGAACTTGCGGCGGAGTTTGCTGGCGGCGATCCGGCTATCGTCATCGTCAAGCACGCCAATCCGTGCGGCGTGGCGCAGGCGGGCACCTTGCTGGAGGCATGGCGGGAGGCGCTGGCCTGCGATCCTGTGTCTGCCTTCGGCGGCATTGTCGCCACCAATCGCGAGCTCGATGCCGCCACGGCAGAGGCGATAACGCAGATCTTCACCGAAGTCGTGATCGCACCCGGCGTATCCGACGAGGCGCGCGACATTTTCGCGACAAAGAAGAACTTGCGCCTTCTGGTGCTGCCCGAACTCCCCGACGCGGCGCGCCCCGGTCTTTCGATCAAGAGCATTGCTGGCGGGTTGCTGATGCAATCGCGCGATAACGGTCAGGTCACTGCGGAAAATCTGAAAGTCGTCACCAAGCGCCAGCCGAGCGACACGGAAATCGCCGATGCGCTGTTCGCATGGAAAGTGGCCAAGCACGTCAAATCCAACGCCATCGTCTATGCGAAAAACGGCGTGACCGCCGGTATTGGCGCGGGACAGATGAACCGCCGCGATTCCAGTCGCATCGCCGCCATGCGCGCCGCCGAAGCGGCCGAGGCGGCAGGTTGGGATGCGCCGCGCACCAAAGGCAGCGCCGTCGCATCGGACGCCTTCTTCCCATTCGCCGACGGGCTGCTTTCGGCGGTCGAGGCGGGTGCAACCATGGTTATCCAGCCGGGCGGCTCAATGCGCGATGAGGAAGTAATCGCGGCGGCGGACGAGGCGGGCATCGCTATGGTCTTTACCGGTATGCGCCACTTCAATCACTGA
- the msrA gene encoding peptide-methionine (S)-S-oxide reductase MsrA, whose protein sequence is MSFKSLIAAGSLGLAALAMSTVASAEEVFDAPVAARQASETGLQTAIFAGGCFWGIEGIFSHTRGVTSAVSGYHGGTANTANYRQVTTGLTDHAESVRVTYDPSIVRYDQLLQILFSVGADPTLHNRQGPDRGAHYRTAIVPTTTEQRAVATAYLRQMGRSGVWDDPIRARIEDYRRFYPAEDYHQDYMLNNPNSGYIRRWDAPKVEALRENFPGLYRSRFRTG, encoded by the coding sequence ATGTCCTTCAAATCGCTGATCGCTGCCGGATCGCTTGGTCTGGCGGCGCTTGCCATGTCGACCGTGGCCTCTGCGGAAGAGGTATTCGATGCGCCAGTCGCCGCGCGACAGGCGAGCGAGACAGGCTTGCAGACGGCGATTTTCGCAGGCGGATGCTTCTGGGGCATCGAAGGAATTTTCAGCCACACGCGCGGTGTGACGAGCGCCGTATCGGGTTACCACGGCGGCACCGCCAACACGGCTAATTACCGGCAGGTGACAACGGGCCTGACAGATCATGCGGAAAGCGTGCGCGTCACCTACGATCCTTCCATCGTGCGTTACGACCAGCTGCTGCAAATCCTGTTCTCGGTCGGCGCCGACCCCACGCTGCACAATCGCCAGGGCCCCGATCGCGGCGCGCATTATCGCACGGCCATCGTGCCGACCACCACCGAACAGCGCGCCGTCGCCACCGCCTATCTGCGCCAGATGGGCCGCTCGGGCGTATGGGACGATCCGATCCGTGCGCGTATCGAGGATTATCGCCGCTTCTACCCGGCAGAAGATTACCACCAGGATTATATGCTGAATAATCCCAACAGTGGGTACATCCGCCGCTGGGATGCCCCGAAGGTGGAGGCATTGCGCGAGAACTTTCCCGGCCTTTACCGCTCGCGTTTCCGCACCGGATAG